In Microbulbifer elongatus, the DNA window TCCAAAACTGGATACCGGCATTCGCCGGCATGACGGCACAGCAGAATTTTAGATACATCGTCATCCCGGACTCGATCCGGGATCCAGCTCCGAAACTGGATACCGGCCTCCGCCGGCATGACGACAGAAAAGACGTTAAGGACACCCGTTGAAACAACTTCGCGCCATCCGCGGCATGAACGACCTGCAGCCCACCCAGTCTCCGGTGTGGCAATACGTGGAAAGCACCCTCAGCGAACTTTTCGCGCGCTACGGCTACAGCGAAATCCGCACACCCATCCTGGAAGCAACCCAGCTGTTCGCCCGCGCGGTGGGTGAAGCCACCGACATCGTCGAAAAGGAAATGTACACCTTCGACGACAAGAGCGGTGACAGTGTCACGCTGCGCCCGGAGGGCACTGCCGGCACCGTCCGCGCGGCGATCCAGAACAACCTGCTGATCCAGCCCCAGCGCCTTTGGTACTTCGGCCCCATGTTCCGCTACGAGCGCCCGCAAAAAGGTCGCCTGCGCCAGTTCCACCAGTTCGGTGTCGAGGTCTTCGGTATTCAAGGCCCGGATATCGACGCTGAAATTCTGATGATGACCGCGCGCCTGTGGAAGCAGCTGGGTGTGTCCGAGCATGTCTCCCTGCAGTTGAACTCTCTCGGTAATAGCGAGAGCCGCGCCGCGTATCGCGATGCATTGGTAGCGTACCTGTCAGAGCGCAAGGATCAGCTGGATGAAGACAGTCAGCGCCGCCTGGACAAGAATCCGCTGCGAATCCTCGACAGCAAAAATCAGGACACCCAGGCGCTGTTGGAAGGGGCTCCCTGCCTGCTGGACTTCCTCGACGACGAATCCCGCGCCCACTTCGACCAGTTGCGCGCATTCCTGGATGCCGCAGGGGTAGCCTATGAGGTAAATCCGCGCCTGGTGCGGGGGCTCGACTACTATGGCAAGACGGTTTTCGAATGGGTCACCGACAGCCTGGGGGCCCAGGGCACCGTGTGTGCCGGCGGCCGCTACGATGGCCTGGTGGAGCAGATGGGTGGCAAGCCCACCCCGGCGGTGGGTTTTGGCCTCGGTGTAGAGCGCCTGGTACTGCTGCTGGAAACCCTGGAAGTGCTGCCGGAGGCCCTGGATCAGCAGGTGGATGCCTACCTGGTTGCGGTGGGTGATGTACAATCAGCCGCCCTGGCGGCCGCCGAGCAGCTGCGCAGTGATCTACCCTGGCTGCGACTGCAGACCCACTGTGGAGGCGGCAGTTTCAAGAGTCAGATGAAGAAGGCCGACAAGAGCAATGCGGAATACGCGTTGATCGTCGGCGAAGACGAGGCTGCAAATGGGCAGGTGGCGGTGAAATCCCTGCGTGCAGACGTCGAGCAGCAGACGGTTGCGGTCTCTGAGCTCGCCGCGCTGTTACAGAATTGATAGGCCGTGCGCGCAGCGCACAACGACAAGATTGAACTTTTCAAGACCTGGTATCGGGAATAAGGCAAATAACAAATGGCAGACCATCTGACAGAAGAAGAACAGATTGAATCCATCAAGCGCTGGTGGAAAGAAAACGGTACCGGCATCGTTACCGGTGTTGTCCTGGCACTGGCCGCCTATTTTGGCTGGCAGTGGTGGCAGGGCAAAGAGCGTGGCGAAGCGGAAGCGGCCTCCAATATGTATCAGAGCTTTGTCGAAGCGGTTTCGGCCAACGAAGGCAACCCCGACACCAAGCAGGTAACCACGGCCAAGTCCCTGGCGCGCGAGCTGAAAGACGACTATGGCAATCGCATCTACGCTACCCAGGCCTCTCTCGAGCTGGCTGCGCTGGCGGCCAAAGAGAATGACCTGGAAACCGCTGCCAAAGAACTGCAGTGGGCGCTGGATAATACCGGTGACGAAGCTCTCAAGCTTGTCGCCAAGCGCCGCCTGGCAGCCGTAAAAGCCGCACGTGGGGAAACCAAAGAAGCACTGAAACTGCTGGAGGGCGATGTACCCCCGGCGTTTGCTTCACTCTACGCAGAAACCCGCGGTGACATTCTGGTCCAGCAGGGCGACACAGACGCCGCGCGTACCGCGTATCAGGAAGCGCGCGCACAGATCCTGCCGGAACAGGCCGCCAACTCCCGCTTGCTGGACCTGAAAATTGAGAGCCTGGGCGAAGCCCCGGCCGGTGATTCGCAAGCCAATGAAACCATTGATGAAACCAAGGAAGATGCGCCGGTGTCTGAGTCCGACAACGATTCAGGCAATGCAGAAATGGAGAACAACGCGCAATGATAAGCACGCACACCGGTAACCAGTTCGCCACGGGCAAGACGCTCAACCGATTTCTTGCCGTGGCCCTTGCTGCGGTGATCAGTGCCTGTGCTTCCAATGAAGAAAAGGAAGACACAGACCCGGTGGAACTCACGGAGATTCATGAAAGTGTACAACTGCGTGAAGTGTGGTCCACCAATATCGGTGATATTGATGCCCTGCGCTACGCCATGCTGAAGCCGGGCATTATTGACGGCAAAGTGATTGCCGCCAACAGCGACGGTGACGTGTATGCGTTGGACCGTGCTACCGGCAAGCGCCTGTGGCGAACCGACATCGATCAGTCTATCGGTGGCGGCGTGGGCGTCGGGCTGGGCATTGCGGTGGTCGCGGATTTTCGCGGCCGGGTTGTGGCGCTCGATCTGAACTCCGGTGAGCAACGCTGGAGTACCCAGCTCAGTGGTGAGGTTGTCGCGACCCCGGCCGTTGGTGCCGGCATGGTGGTGGTACAGACCGTAGACGGCAAGCTTCTGGGACTGGATGCCAGCACCGGAGAGCAGCGCTGGCGCCACAATACCACCTTGCCTGTACTGACCCTGCGCGGTACCTCCAGCCCGGTCATCACCGGCGGTGTGGTCTTTGCGGGCCTGGATAACGGCAAGCTGATCGCACTGAGCGCGAGCGACGGCCTGACCCGCTGGGAACAGCGCGTCGCTATCCCTCAGGGGTCGGCGGAGCTGGAACGGGTGGTGGATATCGACGGCGCGCCGCTGGTGCGCGGTGAACTGGTCTTTGCCGCCAGTTATCAGGGCCGCGTGGTTGCGCTGTCCCGCGAAGACGGCCGTGGCCTGTGGGCGCGCGACGCCTCAACCAACCACGGTGTAGCCGTGGGCGCGGGGCAGGTGTTCCTGAGCGGCGCCGACGGTAGTGTGCACGCCTACAATGTGGGTAACGGGCAGATTCAGTGGACCAACAGCGAGCTGTTGCGCCGCGAGCTGAGTGGCCCAGCGTATTTTGGCGATGTGGTTGTGGTGGGTGATCTGGAAGGGTACCTGCACGCACTGGATCCGAGCTCTGGCCGCTTCGTCGGTCGCACCCGTATCGACCGGGACCCGATCCGGATTCCGCTGCTGGCTGACGGCGATCTGCTGTTCGCCCTGTCCGATGACGGTGAACTGGTCGCGCTGCGCCTGGAGCGCTGATTTCGAATCTCGTCTTACCGACGATTTTGTCAGGCCGCTCCCGGGTCGAGCCCGGGATGCCGACGACAAAGCCACACCGGTTTTAAACAATCGCCCGCATTCCGCGGGCGTTCGTATTTCTGGTCGGGCCCAAAACAACCCGCCAGTTTTTGAGTATATTTGAATTATGTTGCCTGTAATCGCCCTGGTCGGGCGCCCCAACGTGGGTAAATCCACCCTGTTTAACCGCCTTACCAAGAGCCGTGACGCCCTTGTGGCGAACTACGCCGGTCTTACCCGTGACCGCAAGTACGGCGAGGCTGAGTTTGACGGCCGCAAGATGATCCTGGTGGATACCGGTGGTATCAGTGGGGGCGAAGAGGGTATTGACGCCGCCATGGCTGAGCAGTCCATGCAGGCCATCGAAGAAGCCGACTTTGTTCTGTTCCTGGTGGACTGTCGCGCAGGTCTCACCCCTGCCGATGAAATGATCGCCGAACGTCTGCGTACCCGCTCCAAACCCACCATACTGGTGGCCAACAAAGTCGACGGGGTAAACCCGGATATCGCGCTGGCGCCATTTTATGAACTGGGGATCGGCGAGCTTTTCCCCACCACCGCCACCCACGGACGCGGTGTGCGTTCCCTGATGGAGCGCCTGGTCGACGATCTGCCGGAAAATGTGGAAGAGGAGCAACCGGACGAAGCCACCGGTATCAAGATCGGTATTGTCGGTCGCCCCAATGTGGGCAAATCCACACTGGTAAACCGCCTGCTGGGCGAAGACCGCGTCGTGGTATTTGACCAGCCCGGCACCACCCGTGACAGTGTGTATATCAATTACACCCGCGATGAGAAGCCCTACACCATCATCGACACGGCGGGTATCCGTCGGCGTAAAAACGTCAAGGAATCCGTGGAGAAATTCTCCATCGTCAAAACCCTGCAGGCGGTGGAAGACGCCAATGTGGTGGTGCTGGTGATCGACGCCAGCGAAGGTCTGGTGGACCAGGATCTGCATTTGATGGGCACGGTGATCCAGTCCGGCCGCGCGCTGGTTGTGGCCCTGAACAAGTGGGATGGCCTGGACCCGGATCACCGGGACTATGTGAAAACCGAGCTGGAACGCCGCCTGCGCTTTGTGGATTTCGCCGATATTCATTTTATTTCCGCGCTGCACGGCACCGGTGTCGGCAATCTGTACCAGTCCATCGAGGCCGCGTACCAGTCGGCTACCGACAAGCTGTCTACCAACCATCTGACGCGTATTCTGCAGTGGGCGGTAAGTGAGCACCAACCGCCACTGGTCAATGGTCACCGTATCAAGCTGCGCTACGCTCACGCCGGGGGCCAGAACCCGCCAGTGATCGTGATTCACGGCAACCAGACCGCGCAGGTGCCCAATCACTATGTACGCTACCTGGAGAAAACCTACCGCAAGGCCCTGGATCTGCACGGTACCCCGGTGAAAATCGAGTTCCGGACCGGCGATAATCCCTACGCCGGCAAGAAAAACAAACTCAGCGATCGTCAGAAAGCGAAGAAACGCCGTCTGATGAAGTTTGTGAAGAAGAAAAAATAACAGCACGGTTGAAGCGGCACGGGGGCGCCGCAATACCCGTAAGGTAAGGGCAAAGAATTCTGCGCAAGACTAAACTTGCCGGGAATTCCATGGTGGATGCGCCTTCGGCTTATCCACCCTACACAAACTCGTATTACCGAACCCGTAGGGTGGATAAGCGAAGCGCATCCACCAATCTACTCGTAGGAGCCTGCTTGCAGGCGAACCCAAAGGCACAAGGACCCCCACGTGATAAACCTTAAAAAACCCGATCTCCTACGCAAACAATCCTATATTAACGGCCAGTGGACAGACGCCGATTCGGGCAACACCCTCGACGTCACCAACCCCGCCAACGGTGAGACCCTCGCCACGATCGCCAGCCTTGGCGCAGAGGAAACCCGTCGCGCCATTGAAGCCGCAAACGCAGCCTGGCCAGACTGGCGAAATCGCACCGTTAAAGAGCGCGCCAGAATACTGCGCGACTGGTACAACCTGATTATTGAACACGTCGATGATCTCGCGGCCATTCTGACGGCGGAGCAGGGCAAACCGCTCAGTGAGGCCAAGACCGAAATCACCTACGGCGCCAAATATCTGGAGTGGTTCGCTGAAGAGGCGAAGCGTGCATACGGGGACGTGATTGCACCGCCCTCGGACGACAAACGTATCGTCGTGATCAAACAATCCGTTGGTGTGACCGCATCGATCACGCCGTGGAATTTCCCCAGCGCCATGATCGCGCGCAAGGTCGCCCCGGCACTGGCCGCCGGCTGTACCTTTATTGCCAAGCCCGCCTCGGATACCCCGCTCTCCGCGCTGGCGCTCGCGGTGCTCGCGGAACAGGCGGGCATCCCCAAAGGCGTGTTTAACGTCGTGGTGGGCAAGAGTTCCCGAGAAATTGGCGCGGAGATGACCTCCAACCCCCTGGTGCGAAAATTTACCTTTACCGGTTCCACCGCCGTGGGGAAAAAGCTCGAAGCCCAGTGTGCCGAAACCATGAAGAAGACCTCCATGGAGTTGGGCGGTAACGCACCGTTTATCGTTTTCGATGATGCGGATATCGACGAAGCCGTCAAAGGCGCGATCATCTGCAAGTACCGCAACGCCGGGCAAACCTGTGTCTGTGCCAATCGGATCCTTGTGCAGGAGGGGGTGTACGATGCATTTGCCAAAAAATTCTCCGCCGCTGTCAGCCAACTGAAAGTGGGCAATGGCACTGAGGAAGGCACTGAAGTCGGCCCCATGATCAACTCGGGTGCCGTAGACGATGTGAAAGCCCTGGTGGAAGATGCGCTGAGTAAAGGGGCCAAAACCCTGAACGACGGCGGCCCCAGCGATATGGGCGAGTGCTTCTATATCCCAACCGTATTGGGCGATGCGGATGACACCATGCGCCTGTTCAAGGAAGAGATTTTTGGCCCGGTGGCACCGCTGTTTAAATTCAAAACCGAAGAAGAAGCCATTCGCCTGGCCAACGATACCGAGTTCGGTCTTGCCTCTTATTTCTATTCGCGAGATATCGGTCGTATCTGGCGCGTTGCCGAAGGTCTGGAATACGGTATGGTGGGTATCAACGAAGGCATCATCTCCAACGAAATGGCCCCCTTCGGCGGTATCAAGGAACCCGGCAGCGGTCGTGAAGGCTCCAAGTACGGCCTGAGTGATTATCTGGAAATCAAATACCTGTGCATGGGGGGGATTTAGCGCTCCCTATACCAGCGTGTCATACCGGCGAATGCCGGTATCCAGTGCGTTGGCACCGAGGCCGCTTCGTACCACCCACACTGGATCCCGGATCAAGTATGGGATGACGTAAAAAATAGAATGAACATTGCTCCCATCGCCACTACCCACTCCTGTTTCACCGAAAAGTTCGGCATTCCCCGCCAGCCCCTGCTGGCGGATGCCAGTCGTGCATGTATCGAACTCCTGCCGCCGTACAGTGACCCGGAAGCGGTCGCAGGCCTGGAGCAGCACAGCCATTTGTGGCTCACCTGGCAATTCCACCAGGTGGCCGGGCAGTGGTCCGCGAAAGTGCGCCCACCGCGCCTTGGGGGCAACAAAAAAATCGGTGTATTTGCGACCCGCTCGCCATTCCGTCCGAACAATATCGGGCTATCTGTGGTGCGCCTGATCCAGGTGCGACTGCACCCGAGGGTGGAACTTATAGTGGCCGGCGCCGACTTGCTCGATGGCACGCCCATTCTGGATATCAAACCCTATATCCCCTACGCCGATAGCCTCCCGTCGGCAACCAGTGAACTCGCCGAGAGACCGCCATCACCGCTTACGGTGGATATTCCGGAGCACATACTGCGGCAGGCCCGTGAGTATCGCGACGGGATGGGAACCGATCTGCCACAACTTATTCAGCAAGTGCTTGGCCAGGACCCCAAACCCGCCTATCAGAAACCGGACCCGGAACGTATCTATGGCATGAAACTCTGTGGGTTCGACCTGCAGTGGTGCTATCGGGACGGAGCAATTCAGGTGGTAGGGCTCAATGCATTAGACGAGGGCGAAGACCGGTGAGCGCGAAACGGGTACTCGGGTCGTTGGCAAAATTTATTGTACTTGCCGCACTGGTGGTCAGCGCCATCTCCTGGTACCACAGCCACCATATGCCCAAAGGTCAGGCCCCGGAGCTGTTAGCGCCAGACATCAGCGGCCGCATTATCAGCCTGCAGAAAATGACTGGAAAGGGCCCGGTGCTTATCTATTTCTGGGCTACCTGGTGCGGCTACTGCCGTGTCGTCTCTCCTGCAGTTTCCGAGTTATCCACAGAACACCAGGTCATCACCGTCGCGCTCCAGTCCGGCACTCCGGAAGAAGTGGCCAGTTACCAGCAAAAACATAACCTCAAGTTCCGCACCATCAACGACCCCGCGGGTGCACTGAGCGCTAGCTGGGGGCTACAAGTAACCCCCACCATCGCAATCGTCGATACCGAAGGCAATGTCAGTACTGTCACCTCAGGAATGACCTCAAGACTTGGATTAAAAACAAGGCTCTGGTTAGCCAACTGAGCCCCAACACTCGTCATGCCGGACTAGATCCGGCACCCAGCACCTCAGGCCCTCCCGACACCACTGGATCCCGGGTCAAGCCCGGAACGATGAGGTGGCATCAATGGCGCGTCTTGCCAGGATCCAAATCCTCACTCATCACATCATCAAACACAGGCTGCCCCGGAATCTTGTGTCCCTCACTGGCCCACTCCCCCAAATCGATTAACTTACAGCGCTCACAGCAAAACGGCCGATAGGGGTTGGCTGGGCTCCACTCCATGGGCTTCTTACAGGTGGGGCAGGCTACGGTGGGTTTATCAGACATAAAACAGCTATTGCGACGACTATTGAGGGTGAACCGCCAGTTGGAGGTACTGCTGGTGCAGGGCATCCACCTGGGCGTATAGGGATTCAAGCAAGCCGCTATTATCCAGAATATCGTCCGCCCTTGCACACCGCTCCGCCCGTGGCATCTGCGCGGCCATAATCTTGCGGATCTGATCCACCGAATTGGCATCCCGGGCACTGGCGCGGGTCAGTTGCACGTCTTCCGGTATATCCACCACGCAAATGCGCTGCACCAGTTCTGACTGGCTGGTTTCCAGTAGAAGCGGGGATTCAAGAATTGCGTAAGGCGCAGGGTGGGTTTCTGCGCTTGCCGTCAGAGAGGCGATAATTTCTTCTCGGATCAGCGGGTGAGTCAACTGTTCCAACCAGCGCCGCTCTGCAGGGTTATCAAACACCAACTTGCGCAGGGCCGCTCGATCCAGCCCGCCTTGGGGTAATATGACGCTTTTACCAAAATGCTCCGTAATTGCAGCCAGGGCGGGTTGCCCCGGCTCGACTACGATCCGTGCTGCCTGATCCGCATCGACCACCTTGACACCGTGATGTCGGAAGCGAGCCGCAGCAGCAGATTTGCCGCTACCGATACCGCCGGTCAACCCAACAGTAAACATGCGTTCAGCTGCTCAACCCGGAAACACGAAAATACCACCCCATAATCTGCTCACCCCACAACATGGCAATCCACGCCGCGCCGGCAAGGTAGGGGCCGAAGGCGATGGGGAGGTTTTTGTCGCGCCCGGAGATCAGTGTCCAGGTAATACCGGCAAGTGCGCCAACAGCGGCAGAAAGCAGAATCACCAATGGCAATACCTGCCAGCCAAACCAGGCCCCAATGGCCGCCAGAATCTTGAAATCCCCCGCGCCCATGCCTTCCTTGCCGGTCACCAACTTAAAAATATGAAACACGCTCCACAGGGCCAGGTAACCGGCAATAGCCCCGATCACCGCATCCTGCAGTGGGGCAAATACGCCCCACAGGTTAATCAACAGCCCCGCCCACAATAGGGGAAGGGTGACGCTGTCTGGCAGCAGTTGTTTGTCAAAATCAATCCCGGTCAGCGCCACCAATGCCCAGGTAAAAAATACCCCGGCCAAGGCCTGCCAGGTAAAGCCCAGTTGCCATACCACCACCGCGGTAAGAATACCGGTGGCCAGCTCCACCAGTGGGTAGCGTTTTGAAATGGCTGTACCACAATTGCCGCATTTTCCGCGCAGCAGCAGGTAGCTGATGATGGGGATGTTCTGCCAGGGCTTGATTTCTTGCTTGCAGCCGGGGCAGTGGGAGTGGGGGAGGATCAGATTGTAGGGCTGCGCCAGTGCTTTCTGTTCTTCTGGGGAAGGCGTTTTCTCAAAGTAAGCGTAAAAGTCCCGCTGGTATTCCCGCTCCATCATGATGGGGAGGCGGTGGATGACTACGTTTAGGAAGCTGCCGATTAGCAGGCCTAAAATAAAAGCGCTGCTTATTAGCAGCGCTGGGTGGGAGTTGATGGTTTCTAACATTTTAATTTCTATTATGTTTACACCACGTTGCCCAATTGGAAAATCGGGAGGTACATGGCAATCATCAGGCCGCCGACGAGAATTCCAAGGATTGCCATGATCATTGGCTCTAGCAGCGTGGTAAGGTTATCTACCATGTTGTCCACTGCCTCTTCATAGAAGTCGGCAGCTTTAGAAAGCATCTCATCCAGTGCACCGGACTCTTCACCAATTGCGGCCATCTGAACTAGCATAGTTGGATAAAGCCCCGATGCTCTCATCGCACCATTCAGTGGGACACCAGTAGCGACTGAGTCTCTTATTCTCAATGTATCCTTTTCATAAACCACATTGCCGGTAGCTCCAGCAACCGACTTTAATGCATCAATTAATGGTACGCCCGCGGCAAACGTGGTTGACAACGTTCGAGCAAAGCGAGCGGCGATTGAGTTGTAAGTGATTTGCCCAAGGATTGGGAGGCGTAACATTAGCTTGTCGAAAAAATTTGCGACTTTCTTATTGCGCTTTTTAGCCTCCAAGGTTCCGCCGACTCCAATTACAATTGCAATAAAGGCTAAAAGCCAGTTGTTTTGCATCCATTCGGAAATGCTCAATACAAACAGTGTAAATGCCGGCAGATCAGCACCAAAGCTGGAAAAGGTATCGGCAAATTGAGGCACCACTTTAACGAGTAGAATTGCAGTCACCACGACAGCTACTACCAAAACAGCAATCGGGTAAGTCATCGCCTTTTTGATTTTGGCTTTTAAAGACTCGGTTTTTTCTTTATATGTGGCGATACGCCCGAGCATGGTTTCTAGCGCACCCGACTGTTCACCAGAGGCAACAAGGTTACAGAACAAGTCATCGAAATAAAGAGGATGCTTGCGTAGAGCATCGGCGAACGCCGTGCCCGAAGCGACATCATCACGTATTTTGTAGATGAGATCTTTTAGACCTTCATTATCCAGACCGTCGGCGACGATTTCAAAACTTTGCACCAAGGGTACACCGGCTTTCATCATGGTTGCCATTTGCCGTGTGAACACGGCGATATCACCGGGCTTGACTTTTTTATTGCCGCCAAATAATGGCTTTGGCTTTTTTTGTACCTTATTGGCAATAATTCCCTGACGGCGAAGCTGGGCTTTAATCAGGGCGGGGTTGGCACTGTTTACTTCCCCTTCAACCTTGTTGCCCTTGGCATCCACACCCTTATAAATATAGGTCACTGCTGTAGCGGCGGCTTTGGCCATTGTAGTAATCCCGGTTTCTTATCGTTTGGCTGGTTTAATCGTTGGTAACCCGGTTGGCTTCTTCCAGGCTGGTGACTCCCATCACCACTTTGCGCAGAGCCGAGGTTCTGAGGTTGTTGAAGCCTTCTTTTTGCGCTTGGTCAGCAATCTGAATGGAATTGCCACCTTCCATTATAATGCGCGAAATTCCGTCGGTGATGCGAACTACTTCATACACACCTACGCGCCCTTTGTAGCCTTTGGAGCAGTGTTCGCAGCCTACGGGCTGGTATATCTGCCACTCGGTTTTAGGGATGGTAACGGCTTCGAACCCTTCTTCTTGTAAAACTTCTTCCGG includes these proteins:
- the der gene encoding ribosome biogenesis GTPase Der, translated to MLPVIALVGRPNVGKSTLFNRLTKSRDALVANYAGLTRDRKYGEAEFDGRKMILVDTGGISGGEEGIDAAMAEQSMQAIEEADFVLFLVDCRAGLTPADEMIAERLRTRSKPTILVANKVDGVNPDIALAPFYELGIGELFPTTATHGRGVRSLMERLVDDLPENVEEEQPDEATGIKIGIVGRPNVGKSTLVNRLLGEDRVVVFDQPGTTRDSVYINYTRDEKPYTIIDTAGIRRRKNVKESVEKFSIVKTLQAVEDANVVVLVIDASEGLVDQDLHLMGTVIQSGRALVVALNKWDGLDPDHRDYVKTELERRLRFVDFADIHFISALHGTGVGNLYQSIEAAYQSATDKLSTNHLTRILQWAVSEHQPPLVNGHRIKLRYAHAGGQNPPVIVIHGNQTAQVPNHYVRYLEKTYRKALDLHGTPVKIEFRTGDNPYAGKKNKLSDRQKAKKRRLMKFVKKKK
- a CDS encoding NAD-dependent succinate-semialdehyde dehydrogenase; protein product: MINLKKPDLLRKQSYINGQWTDADSGNTLDVTNPANGETLATIASLGAEETRRAIEAANAAWPDWRNRTVKERARILRDWYNLIIEHVDDLAAILTAEQGKPLSEAKTEITYGAKYLEWFAEEAKRAYGDVIAPPSDDKRIVVIKQSVGVTASITPWNFPSAMIARKVAPALAAGCTFIAKPASDTPLSALALAVLAEQAGIPKGVFNVVVGKSSREIGAEMTSNPLVRKFTFTGSTAVGKKLEAQCAETMKKTSMELGGNAPFIVFDDADIDEAVKGAIICKYRNAGQTCVCANRILVQEGVYDAFAKKFSAAVSQLKVGNGTEEGTEVGPMINSGAVDDVKALVEDALSKGAKTLNDGGPSDMGECFYIPTVLGDADDTMRLFKEEIFGPVAPLFKFKTEEEAIRLANDTEFGLASYFYSRDIGRIWRVAEGLEYGMVGINEGIISNEMAPFGGIKEPGSGREGSKYGLSDYLEIKYLCMGGI
- a CDS encoding YfgM family protein; this encodes MADHLTEEEQIESIKRWWKENGTGIVTGVVLALAAYFGWQWWQGKERGEAEAASNMYQSFVEAVSANEGNPDTKQVTTAKSLARELKDDYGNRIYATQASLELAALAAKENDLETAAKELQWALDNTGDEALKLVAKRRLAAVKAARGETKEALKLLEGDVPPAFASLYAETRGDILVQQGDTDAARTAYQEARAQILPEQAANSRLLDLKIESLGEAPAGDSQANETIDETKEDAPVSESDNDSGNAEMENNAQ
- the coaE gene encoding dephospho-CoA kinase (Dephospho-CoA kinase (CoaE) performs the final step in coenzyme A biosynthesis.) gives rise to the protein MFTVGLTGGIGSGKSAAAARFRHHGVKVVDADQAARIVVEPGQPALAAITEHFGKSVILPQGGLDRAALRKLVFDNPAERRWLEQLTHPLIREEIIASLTASAETHPAPYAILESPLLLETSQSELVQRICVVDIPEDVQLTRASARDANSVDQIRKIMAAQMPRAERCARADDILDNSGLLESLYAQVDALHQQYLQLAVHPQ
- a CDS encoding prepilin peptidase; the protein is MLETINSHPALLISSAFILGLLIGSFLNVVIHRLPIMMEREYQRDFYAYFEKTPSPEEQKALAQPYNLILPHSHCPGCKQEIKPWQNIPIISYLLLRGKCGNCGTAISKRYPLVELATGILTAVVVWQLGFTWQALAGVFFTWALVALTGIDFDKQLLPDSVTLPLLWAGLLINLWGVFAPLQDAVIGAIAGYLALWSVFHIFKLVTGKEGMGAGDFKILAAIGAWFGWQVLPLVILLSAAVGALAGITWTLISGRDKNLPIAFGPYLAGAAWIAMLWGEQIMGWYFRVSGLSS
- the hisS gene encoding histidine--tRNA ligase; this encodes MKQLRAIRGMNDLQPTQSPVWQYVESTLSELFARYGYSEIRTPILEATQLFARAVGEATDIVEKEMYTFDDKSGDSVTLRPEGTAGTVRAAIQNNLLIQPQRLWYFGPMFRYERPQKGRLRQFHQFGVEVFGIQGPDIDAEILMMTARLWKQLGVSEHVSLQLNSLGNSESRAAYRDALVAYLSERKDQLDEDSQRRLDKNPLRILDSKNQDTQALLEGAPCLLDFLDDESRAHFDQLRAFLDAAGVAYEVNPRLVRGLDYYGKTVFEWVTDSLGAQGTVCAGGRYDGLVEQMGGKPTPAVGFGLGVERLVLLLETLEVLPEALDQQVDAYLVAVGDVQSAALAAAEQLRSDLPWLRLQTHCGGGSFKSQMKKADKSNAEYALIVGEDEAANGQVAVKSLRADVEQQTVAVSELAALLQN
- the bamB gene encoding outer membrane protein assembly factor BamB; its protein translation is MISTHTGNQFATGKTLNRFLAVALAAVISACASNEEKEDTDPVELTEIHESVQLREVWSTNIGDIDALRYAMLKPGIIDGKVIAANSDGDVYALDRATGKRLWRTDIDQSIGGGVGVGLGIAVVADFRGRVVALDLNSGEQRWSTQLSGEVVATPAVGAGMVVVQTVDGKLLGLDASTGEQRWRHNTTLPVLTLRGTSSPVITGGVVFAGLDNGKLIALSASDGLTRWEQRVAIPQGSAELERVVDIDGAPLVRGELVFAASYQGRVVALSREDGRGLWARDASTNHGVAVGAGQVFLSGADGSVHAYNVGNGQIQWTNSELLRRELSGPAYFGDVVVVGDLEGYLHALDPSSGRFVGRTRIDRDPIRIPLLADGDLLFALSDDGELVALRLER
- a CDS encoding type II secretion system F family protein, which produces MAKAAATAVTYIYKGVDAKGNKVEGEVNSANPALIKAQLRRQGIIANKVQKKPKPLFGGNKKVKPGDIAVFTRQMATMMKAGVPLVQSFEIVADGLDNEGLKDLIYKIRDDVASGTAFADALRKHPLYFDDLFCNLVASGEQSGALETMLGRIATYKEKTESLKAKIKKAMTYPIAVLVVAVVVTAILLVKVVPQFADTFSSFGADLPAFTLFVLSISEWMQNNWLLAFIAIVIGVGGTLEAKKRNKKVANFFDKLMLRLPILGQITYNSIAARFARTLSTTFAAGVPLIDALKSVAGATGNVVYEKDTLRIRDSVATGVPLNGAMRASGLYPTMLVQMAAIGEESGALDEMLSKAADFYEEAVDNMVDNLTTLLEPMIMAILGILVGGLMIAMYLPIFQLGNVV
- the tsaA gene encoding tRNA (N6-threonylcarbamoyladenosine(37)-N6)-methyltransferase TrmO, whose translation is MNIAPIATTHSCFTEKFGIPRQPLLADASRACIELLPPYSDPEAVAGLEQHSHLWLTWQFHQVAGQWSAKVRPPRLGGNKKIGVFATRSPFRPNNIGLSVVRLIQVRLHPRVELIVAGADLLDGTPILDIKPYIPYADSLPSATSELAERPPSPLTVDIPEHILRQAREYRDGMGTDLPQLIQQVLGQDPKPAYQKPDPERIYGMKLCGFDLQWCYRDGAIQVVGLNALDEGEDR
- a CDS encoding protein disulfide oxidoreductase gives rise to the protein MAKFIVLAALVVSAISWYHSHHMPKGQAPELLAPDISGRIISLQKMTGKGPVLIYFWATWCGYCRVVSPAVSELSTEHQVITVALQSGTPEEVASYQQKHNLKFRTINDPAGALSASWGLQVTPTIAIVDTEGNVSTVTSGMTSRLGLKTRLWLAN
- the yacG gene encoding DNA gyrase inhibitor YacG, giving the protein MPCTSSTSNWRFTLNSRRNSCFMSDKPTVACPTCKKPMEWSPANPYRPFCCERCKLIDLGEWASEGHKIPGQPVFDDVMSEDLDPGKTRH